A genome region from Deinococcus roseus includes the following:
- a CDS encoding DUF5060 domain-containing protein has protein sequence MLRLAAFLTFCLATAACAQSLDTFEGSLTPWKAGLAPTYSDSSALEVQLTPEHAMEGKQALELKLDRNNQPRAIFLLERSLDLSQAPFLKFDVFNPDVADGVAIALSTGNSWEWFESEVQPVKTGQQTVAFDLTSDRFKAARSSWNIGTKVEGLNATQRIALLVFPKAGGSVYLDNLRLDQTGEMATATATAVQAVQTSPSAVAPEAPRTLAAGEPQPASILKLGTAQAKVLTPLELPIETDGVYSNPYDPEQADLWVTFTSASGKVLKIPAFYSLDIDPNTLQPGGTGHWKVRFTPPEAGNWTAQAGLRQGNIQSAPVQLTAAENPAAKGLVQINKTNPLYFQYSNGDFYLPTGLNVAWAGGTGQRTLDEYQRWFSRLSENGGNIARVWMPSWNLGIEWKDTGLGNYQNRQLQAYLLDQVFKLAEAKGIQLELALLNHGAFSANINPEWDDNPFNVKNGGMLKSPEEFATNAEARKFFKQRLRYIVARWGYSPNLFAWEWWNEVNWTPIDDTLLGPWIQEMTAYLKTLDPYNHLVSSSYGSASVGNTWTLPELDFVQEHDYSQRDVGRFLPPSFRQLSENTPGKPVMLSELGYSSAGTDDLPLSRDEIQFHNGLWAAPFSGFASTGMYWWWDNFIDPRNLWTHYKGVSDFFKGENLAVMAPSKVKTSDFFGALALGLQNDSRALVWVRNNIYDPGEAMKVYAEALRTGTYKEGWVFSPEPVKDLDVTVSGLKDGNYQVQFYDPQANQWLQTTSANSTGGVLTVKVSALVKDLAFKVIPQ, from the coding sequence ATGTTGCGTCTTGCTGCCTTCCTGACCTTTTGCCTTGCCACCGCTGCCTGTGCACAGTCCCTCGACACCTTTGAAGGCTCCCTCACCCCCTGGAAAGCAGGTCTGGCCCCCACGTATTCGGACAGCAGTGCCCTGGAGGTGCAACTGACCCCAGAACATGCCATGGAGGGCAAGCAGGCCCTGGAGCTGAAACTGGACAGAAACAACCAACCCAGAGCCATTTTCCTGCTGGAAAGGAGCCTGGACCTCTCCCAGGCTCCCTTTCTCAAATTTGATGTGTTCAACCCGGATGTCGCAGATGGCGTGGCGATTGCCCTGTCCACAGGAAACAGCTGGGAATGGTTCGAGTCCGAGGTGCAACCGGTTAAAACAGGTCAGCAAACCGTGGCCTTTGACCTGACCAGTGACCGTTTTAAAGCTGCCCGTTCCAGCTGGAACATCGGGACAAAAGTGGAAGGCCTGAATGCCACCCAGCGCATCGCCCTTCTGGTGTTTCCAAAAGCCGGGGGCAGTGTTTACCTGGACAACCTCAGGCTGGATCAGACCGGGGAGATGGCGACAGCAACAGCAACAGCAGTCCAGGCGGTTCAGACAAGTCCTTCTGCTGTGGCTCCTGAAGCACCCAGAACCCTTGCTGCAGGAGAACCCCAGCCTGCCTCCATCCTGAAACTGGGCACAGCACAGGCCAAAGTGCTCACCCCCCTGGAGCTTCCCATCGAAACCGATGGGGTGTACAGCAACCCTTACGACCCCGAACAGGCAGATTTGTGGGTGACCTTCACCTCTGCATCTGGAAAAGTTCTGAAAATTCCTGCTTTTTACAGCCTGGACATTGACCCCAACACCTTGCAACCTGGTGGGACTGGACACTGGAAAGTGCGGTTTACACCCCCTGAAGCGGGCAACTGGACCGCGCAGGCTGGGCTGCGTCAGGGAAACATCCAGAGTGCTCCCGTCCAGCTCACGGCTGCAGAAAACCCAGCAGCAAAGGGTCTGGTTCAGATCAACAAAACCAACCCCCTGTATTTCCAGTACAGCAATGGTGACTTTTACCTCCCCACCGGACTGAATGTGGCCTGGGCAGGCGGCACCGGACAGCGCACCCTGGATGAATACCAGCGCTGGTTTTCCCGACTCTCTGAAAATGGAGGCAACATTGCCCGCGTCTGGATGCCCTCCTGGAACCTGGGCATCGAATGGAAGGACACCGGACTGGGGAACTACCAGAACCGACAGTTGCAGGCGTATTTGCTGGATCAGGTGTTCAAACTGGCCGAAGCAAAAGGCATCCAGCTTGAGCTGGCCCTGCTCAACCACGGGGCTTTCAGTGCCAACATCAACCCCGAATGGGACGACAACCCCTTTAATGTCAAAAACGGTGGGATGTTGAAATCCCCAGAGGAATTCGCCACCAATGCGGAGGCCAGAAAGTTCTTCAAGCAGCGCCTAAGGTACATTGTGGCCCGCTGGGGATACAGCCCGAACCTGTTTGCCTGGGAATGGTGGAACGAGGTCAACTGGACCCCCATCGATGACACCCTGCTCGGCCCCTGGATTCAGGAAATGACTGCGTACCTGAAAACCCTGGATCCCTACAACCATCTGGTGTCCAGCAGTTACGGCTCTGCCTCGGTGGGGAACACCTGGACCCTGCCTGAACTTGACTTTGTGCAGGAACACGATTACAGCCAGCGTGATGTGGGGCGTTTCCTGCCCCCCAGTTTCAGGCAGCTCAGTGAAAACACCCCCGGAAAACCCGTGATGCTCTCAGAACTGGGCTACTCCTCCGCAGGCACCGATGACCTGCCCCTCAGCAGGGATGAAATCCAGTTCCACAATGGTCTGTGGGCTGCTCCCTTCTCTGGTTTTGCCAGCACAGGCATGTACTGGTGGTGGGACAACTTCATTGACCCCAGAAACCTGTGGACCCACTACAAAGGCGTTTCTGACTTCTTCAAAGGCGAAAATCTGGCCGTCATGGCCCCCAGCAAGGTCAAAACCAGCGATTTCTTTGGAGCCCTGGCTCTGGGTCTGCAAAACGACTCCAGGGCACTGGTGTGGGTCAGGAACAACATCTACGACCCTGGCGAGGCCATGAAAGTCTACGCAGAAGCCCTGAGAACAGGCACCTACAAGGAAGGCTGGGTGTTCTCTCCTGAACCCGTCAAAGATCTGGACGTGACGGTCAGTGGCCTGAAAGACGGCAACTATCAGGTGCAGTTTTACGATCCACAGGCCAACCAGTGGTTGCAGACCACATCAGCAAACTCCACTGGAGGGGTTTTGACGGTCAAGGTGTCTGCTCTGGTCAAGGACCTCGCCTTCAAAGTGATCCCGCAATAA
- a CDS encoding carbohydrate ABC transporter permease — MVGEKRHPVLDQLIRLPFYLLALFVLLPYYWMATAAFKPLSEIQARPPSFMIKEPSFHNFFDPRWVFGEVSPLQDVTQGLFQRYEASFIGHIFLNSMGITVFVTLFSLLFASAAAYILVKHKFWGANLIFGLIIASMMVPWEVTIIPNFLTMRDLGWINSYQALLIPGLAKAFTVFFFRQVIMNMPNDLFEAAKIDGANEFRTWWQIVLPLLRPALAAMVIFVSLAEWNNFMWPLIVVNDANHTTLPLQLSQLAGDLSKDPRSAGVVMAATLLVSLPALIIFMVFQKDFINGLTAGSVKG, encoded by the coding sequence ATGGTTGGTGAAAAAAGACATCCGGTGCTCGATCAACTCATCCGCCTTCCCTTCTACCTGCTGGCCCTTTTTGTGCTGCTGCCCTACTACTGGATGGCCACTGCAGCCTTCAAACCCCTTTCCGAAATTCAGGCCAGACCCCCCTCTTTCATGATCAAGGAACCCAGTTTCCACAACTTCTTTGACCCCCGCTGGGTCTTTGGAGAGGTCAGCCCTCTGCAGGATGTCACTCAGGGTCTGTTCCAGCGCTATGAGGCCAGCTTCATCGGGCACATTTTTCTCAACAGCATGGGCATCACCGTGTTCGTCACCCTCTTCAGCCTGCTTTTCGCGTCTGCTGCAGCGTACATCCTGGTCAAACACAAATTCTGGGGGGCCAACCTCATCTTCGGTCTGATCATCGCCTCCATGATGGTGCCCTGGGAAGTCACCATCATCCCCAACTTCCTGACCATGCGAGACCTCGGCTGGATCAACTCCTATCAGGCGCTGCTCATTCCCGGTCTGGCCAAGGCTTTCACGGTGTTCTTCTTCAGACAGGTGATCATGAACATGCCCAACGACCTGTTTGAAGCCGCCAAAATTGACGGGGCCAACGAATTCAGGACCTGGTGGCAGATTGTGCTGCCCCTCTTAAGACCCGCCCTGGCCGCCATGGTGATCTTCGTGTCCCTGGCCGAATGGAACAACTTCATGTGGCCCCTGATCGTGGTCAACGATGCCAACCACACCACCTTGCCCCTGCAACTGTCCCAGCTGGCAGGAGACCTTTCCAAAGATCCCCGTTCTGCTGGTGTGGTGATGGCTGCAACCCTGCTGGTGTCCCTCCCTGCCCTGATCATCTTCATGGTGTTCCAGAAAGATTTCATCAACGGTCTGACTGCCGGATCTGTGAAAGGCTGA
- a CDS encoding carbohydrate ABC transporter permease, with product MKNDLGTQSQILLDISKPRRRTFVSQLQVHTIPMLMLLPFMLLFLVFLVYPVLKSLFLSFTDYNAVREPSFVGLQNYSEILHDPRFYKALQNTSIYTFSSVILTNIIGLGLAMAFGSQRVLDQILRGIFFLPAVAGGIAIATVWKWILSSEDYGLLNTIIGWFGFESVSWLGMPKYAVPVLIMYTVWNGLGYSMILFVSNLRSIPNELYEAAAIDGASPWDRFVKITVPLLRPTFIYTTVTGIIGAFQVFSEPYIFFADVHNVGGILDSGLTVVTYLFEKGFYRFQMGEASAVAWILFAICFVLTLINLRVQRANESVQ from the coding sequence ATGAAAAACGACCTGGGCACCCAGAGCCAGATCCTTCTGGACATCAGCAAACCCCGCAGGCGCACCTTTGTCAGCCAGTTGCAGGTTCACACCATCCCCATGCTGATGCTGCTTCCCTTCATGCTCTTGTTCCTGGTTTTTCTGGTTTATCCGGTTCTGAAAAGCCTGTTCCTCAGCTTCACCGATTACAACGCAGTGCGTGAACCTTCTTTTGTGGGCCTACAAAACTACAGCGAGATCCTGCATGACCCCCGCTTTTACAAGGCCTTGCAGAACACCAGCATCTACACCTTCTCCTCGGTGATCCTGACCAACATCATCGGGCTGGGGCTGGCGATGGCATTCGGATCTCAACGGGTGTTAGATCAAATTTTGCGCGGCATCTTTTTTCTGCCCGCCGTGGCTGGTGGCATTGCCATCGCCACCGTCTGGAAGTGGATCCTCAGCTCTGAAGACTACGGGCTTCTGAACACCATCATCGGATGGTTCGGTTTTGAATCTGTCTCCTGGCTGGGCATGCCAAAGTACGCCGTTCCGGTGCTGATCATGTACACCGTCTGGAACGGTCTGGGCTACTCCATGATCCTGTTTGTCTCCAACCTCAGAAGCATCCCCAACGAGCTTTATGAAGCCGCTGCCATTGATGGAGCCAGCCCCTGGGACCGCTTTGTGAAAATCACCGTTCCCCTGCTGCGCCCCACCTTCATCTACACCACTGTGACCGGGATCATCGGGGCCTTCCAGGTGTTCAGCGAACCCTACATCTTCTTTGCAGACGTGCACAACGTGGGGGGCATCCTGGACTCTGGCCTCACCGTGGTCACCTACCTGTTCGAGAAAGGCTTTTACCGCTTTCAGATGGGCGAGGCCAGCGCTGTGGCCTGGATCCTTTTCGCCATCTGTTTCGTGCTCACCCTGATCAACCTGCGGGTGCAGCGGGCCAACGAGTCGGTCCAGTGA
- a CDS encoding extracellular solute-binding protein, producing the protein MKLKTLTAVLALSLSAAQAEKLTIWLVGDNANMATIVQPAADLYKAKHKDVTFEIRTIPWSDAYTKYLAAIASKTGPDIITGGLSFGISLGEQGGLINLSQKYPDFTAQVRKVAQKGVMNSITATDGTLFAIPFDLTVQLMYYRTDVLAAAGIKGAPRTWNDYNKAVEKLRAAGKKGALIQWGNAGWLSYFPYLYQAGGQLYDDKCTKSVINSPEGVTALKYFTDFYTKYKAPTDGWPDMEAGLASGDYPIGITGNWSLGSLPVGQPKIEGKWKAAKLPAGPTGKSTAFIGGSVMGVMSYTKVPDLAVDFMKFLYTAPAVKAMIDSANKVGTLWIPARTDQASKLQLPADRKAALIAQLKDAEGPANCRGWEESGDAVQKAIQAVIFNGTDPKEALDAAAATMNKNLKK; encoded by the coding sequence ATGAAACTCAAAACCCTGACCGCAGTTCTTGCCCTGTCCCTGTCCGCCGCACAAGCAGAAAAACTCACCATCTGGCTGGTCGGAGACAACGCCAACATGGCCACCATCGTGCAGCCTGCTGCAGACCTCTACAAGGCCAAACACAAAGATGTCACCTTCGAGATCCGTACCATCCCCTGGAGCGATGCCTACACCAAATACCTTGCTGCCATTGCCTCCAAAACCGGTCCTGACATCATCACCGGGGGTCTCTCCTTTGGCATCTCTCTGGGGGAGCAGGGGGGCCTGATCAACCTCAGCCAGAAATACCCTGATTTCACCGCCCAGGTCAGAAAAGTGGCCCAGAAAGGCGTGATGAACTCCATCACCGCCACCGACGGCACCCTGTTCGCCATTCCCTTTGATTTGACCGTGCAACTGATGTACTACCGCACCGATGTGCTGGCCGCTGCAGGCATCAAAGGCGCACCCAGAACCTGGAACGATTACAACAAAGCCGTGGAAAAACTGCGTGCTGCAGGTAAAAAAGGTGCCTTGATTCAGTGGGGCAATGCAGGCTGGCTCTCCTACTTCCCCTACCTGTATCAGGCGGGCGGCCAGCTTTACGATGACAAGTGCACCAAATCCGTCATCAACAGCCCGGAAGGGGTCACGGCCCTCAAATACTTCACGGATTTCTACACCAAATACAAGGCCCCCACCGATGGCTGGCCCGACATGGAAGCCGGACTCGCCAGTGGTGATTACCCCATCGGCATCACCGGAAACTGGTCCCTGGGCAGCCTGCCCGTAGGACAGCCCAAAATTGAGGGCAAATGGAAAGCCGCCAAACTGCCCGCTGGTCCCACCGGAAAATCCACTGCTTTCATTGGTGGCAGTGTGATGGGCGTGATGTCCTACACCAAAGTGCCTGATCTGGCCGTGGACTTCATGAAGTTCCTCTACACCGCTCCCGCCGTGAAAGCCATGATTGACTCTGCCAACAAGGTGGGCACCCTGTGGATTCCGGCCCGCACCGATCAGGCCAGCAAACTTCAGCTGCCTGCTGACCGCAAAGCGGCCCTGATTGCCCAACTCAAGGACGCTGAAGGCCCTGCCAATTGCAGAGGCTGGGAAGAGTCTGGAGACGCAGTTCAGAAAGCCATCCAGGCCGTGATCTTCAATGGCACCGACCCCAAAGAAGCCCTGGACGCTGCTGCTGCCACCATGAACAAGAACCTCAAGAAGTAA
- a CDS encoding LacI family DNA-binding transcriptional regulator codes for MSGLPASNVEPTIRDVARQAGVSIATVSRALKNQPGLTEETRQQVLEAASALGYDLTKLRPIKARRIGFFMQRQSYSLSSNPFYFPVLHGVEDACRREGVALSYCAVSMEDNIAEIIRIQEVDALVCAGHFDPEMLAAFKRSGKPVILVDNHQPGYLTVNSDNLTGAYQATQHLIAMGRQRIGFISGPSHFSIHQRQQGYLQALSDAGRDADPTLMVQRYPIDEQAGAYPAMQQLLALKEPPDAVFAYNDESAIVAIQACLDAGLSVPEDIAIVGYDDIPNAAHGNPTLTTVHVDKEVLGREAVKLILHPKRRDDQVLVPVRLIIRQSTKSRVNRRR; via the coding sequence ATGTCCGGCCTTCCAGCTTCCAACGTTGAACCCACCATCCGCGATGTCGCCAGACAGGCCGGTGTTTCCATTGCCACAGTGTCCAGGGCCCTGAAAAACCAGCCTGGACTCACCGAGGAAACCCGCCAGCAGGTTCTGGAAGCCGCCTCTGCTCTGGGGTACGACCTCACCAAACTGCGACCCATCAAGGCCAGAAGAATTGGCTTTTTCATGCAACGCCAGAGTTATTCGTTGTCCAGCAACCCGTTCTACTTTCCAGTTTTGCATGGGGTGGAAGATGCCTGCCGCAGGGAAGGGGTGGCCCTGTCTTACTGTGCCGTCAGCATGGAAGACAACATTGCAGAAATCATTCGCATTCAGGAGGTGGATGCCCTGGTCTGTGCCGGGCATTTTGACCCGGAAATGCTGGCGGCCTTCAAACGCTCGGGGAAACCGGTGATTCTGGTGGACAACCACCAGCCTGGATACCTGACCGTCAACTCGGACAACCTGACCGGAGCCTACCAGGCCACCCAGCACCTGATTGCCATGGGAAGGCAACGCATTGGGTTCATCTCTGGCCCCAGTCACTTCAGCATCCACCAGAGGCAGCAAGGGTATTTGCAGGCGCTCTCGGATGCGGGCAGGGATGCGGATCCCACATTGATGGTGCAGCGCTATCCCATCGATGAGCAGGCTGGGGCTTACCCGGCCATGCAGCAACTGCTGGCCCTCAAAGAGCCGCCAGACGCGGTGTTTGCCTACAATGATGAATCTGCCATCGTGGCGATTCAGGCCTGTCTGGATGCAGGTCTCAGTGTCCCGGAAGACATCGCCATTGTGGGTTACGACGACATCCCCAATGCCGCCCACGGCAACCCCACCCTCACCACCGTGCATGTGGACAAGGAGGTCCTGGGCCGGGAAGCAGTCAAATTGATTTTGCACCCCAAACGCAGAGACGACCAGGTGCTGGTTCCGGTGCGATTGATCATCCGGCAAAGCACCAAATCCAGGGTGAACCGCCGCCGCTGA
- a CDS encoding beta-mannosidase: MTELPLDTAWKLKPRNPSLSLQDDFRSLDGWTPATVPGTVQWDLQKTGKIEDPFYGLNERNVQWIGEQDWLYSLNFQVDEQDLQAQHLHLDFQGLDTLCTVWLNGKQLLQSENMFVGHSVNVRPFVEKGQNTLHLLFESPLKKGKALEAQHGKRAVWNGNPSRVYIRKAQYHYGWDWGPTLLTTGPWQPIVLRAFEACIEDVHAPVEVSPALDHALIPVQVTLQGNMEGQTLRLSLLDPDGQLVQQQDVPAALKNAVLFKLENPQLWYPNGHGAQPLYTLQVLLTGEEKILSQKELNLGMRRLRVVQEAILGEEGSSFTFEINNQPIFAGGANWIPDDLILGRISDDQYRRRLTQAKDANMNMIRVWGGGIYEADVFYDLCDELGLLVWQDFMFGCGMYPAHPEFQASVRQEAEHQVRRLRNHPSLALWCGNNEDYQIAQSVGAYGPGGDESQFDALVIYEKLLREVCETLNPQTLYWPGSPFGGTDVYGKTVGDRHTWEIWHGPMAPYQEYKNYEGRFVSEFGLMSAPSLALIQQSMPENEWYPESETFVHHTKATGPNGKPDGARRLAVYQAENLRGHRNLEEYVYNTQLIQAEAMRYAYRDFRRRFEGPGKYAVSGALVWQLNDCWPVSSWAIIDSLEIAKPAYYTIKREMAPFSVGLHLEGPLHIWISSSHTQSQQAQIRLTAYTLQGEKTSEDLRDVLILPGRRTDLAPWTVQETPLVYFAELLIEGQIVARSSHFPEPYKYHTFADPELVVEHLENSIKITAQKPVKGLWLDTRHKTDWNDNFIDLQPGETRILEAPNLQGRTLTLRYLGADSAIEVKPQVVQA; the protein is encoded by the coding sequence ATGACAGAACTTCCCCTTGATACCGCCTGGAAACTCAAACCCCGCAATCCCTCCCTCTCCCTGCAAGACGATTTTCGCTCTCTGGACGGCTGGACCCCCGCCACAGTCCCGGGAACCGTCCAGTGGGACTTGCAGAAAACCGGAAAGATCGAGGACCCTTTTTACGGTCTGAACGAGCGCAATGTGCAGTGGATCGGCGAACAGGACTGGCTGTACAGCCTGAATTTTCAGGTGGATGAACAGGACCTGCAGGCCCAGCACCTGCACCTGGACTTCCAGGGTCTGGACACGCTCTGCACCGTCTGGCTGAACGGAAAACAGCTCCTGCAAAGCGAAAACATGTTCGTGGGTCACTCGGTCAATGTGCGGCCTTTTGTAGAGAAGGGCCAGAACACCCTGCACCTGCTGTTTGAAAGCCCGCTGAAAAAAGGCAAAGCCCTGGAAGCCCAGCATGGCAAACGGGCCGTCTGGAATGGCAACCCCAGCCGCGTTTACATCCGAAAAGCCCAGTACCACTATGGCTGGGACTGGGGTCCCACCCTGCTCACCACTGGGCCCTGGCAACCCATTGTACTCCGTGCATTTGAGGCCTGCATCGAGGATGTGCATGCCCCTGTTGAAGTCAGTCCTGCCCTTGACCATGCCCTGATTCCGGTGCAGGTGACGCTGCAGGGCAACATGGAAGGCCAGACCCTGAGGCTGAGCCTGCTGGACCCGGATGGTCAGCTGGTCCAGCAACAGGATGTGCCTGCAGCCCTGAAGAATGCTGTGCTGTTCAAGCTGGAAAATCCACAACTCTGGTACCCCAACGGGCACGGGGCACAACCCCTCTACACCCTTCAGGTGCTCCTGACCGGTGAAGAAAAAATCCTCTCCCAGAAAGAACTGAACCTGGGAATGCGCCGCCTGAGGGTGGTGCAGGAGGCCATTCTGGGCGAAGAAGGCAGCAGTTTCACTTTCGAGATCAACAACCAGCCCATTTTCGCAGGCGGAGCCAACTGGATTCCCGACGACCTGATCCTGGGCCGCATTTCTGACGACCAGTACCGCCGCAGGCTCACCCAGGCAAAAGATGCCAACATGAACATGATCCGCGTGTGGGGTGGGGGCATCTATGAAGCGGACGTGTTTTATGACCTGTGCGATGAACTGGGTCTGCTGGTCTGGCAGGACTTCATGTTCGGGTGTGGCATGTACCCGGCCCACCCCGAATTCCAGGCCAGCGTGCGTCAGGAAGCCGAACACCAGGTCAGACGCCTGAGAAACCACCCCTCTCTGGCCCTGTGGTGCGGCAACAACGAAGACTACCAGATTGCCCAGAGTGTGGGGGCATACGGTCCTGGCGGAGACGAAAGCCAGTTTGACGCCCTGGTGATCTACGAAAAACTGCTGCGTGAAGTCTGCGAAACCCTGAACCCCCAGACCCTCTACTGGCCGGGCAGTCCTTTCGGGGGCACCGATGTGTACGGAAAAACCGTGGGAGACCGGCACACCTGGGAAATCTGGCACGGCCCCATGGCCCCCTACCAGGAGTACAAAAATTACGAGGGCCGTTTTGTCAGTGAGTTTGGCCTGATGTCTGCGCCTTCCCTGGCCCTGATCCAGCAATCCATGCCTGAAAACGAATGGTACCCGGAGAGTGAAACCTTTGTGCACCACACCAAAGCCACGGGGCCCAATGGCAAACCGGATGGAGCGAGAAGGCTGGCGGTGTATCAGGCAGAGAATTTGCGCGGACACAGAAACCTGGAAGAATACGTGTACAACACGCAACTCATTCAGGCAGAAGCCATGCGTTACGCCTACCGGGATTTCAGGCGGCGCTTTGAGGGTCCGGGCAAATATGCGGTGTCTGGTGCGCTGGTCTGGCAACTCAACGACTGCTGGCCGGTTTCCAGCTGGGCCATCATTGACTCGCTGGAAATTGCCAAACCTGCCTATTACACCATCAAACGCGAAATGGCTCCTTTCTCTGTGGGTCTGCATCTGGAAGGCCCGCTGCACATCTGGATCAGCAGCAGCCACACCCAGAGCCAGCAAGCCCAGATCCGGCTGACCGCTTACACCCTGCAAGGTGAAAAAACATCTGAAGACCTCCGCGACGTGCTCATCCTCCCCGGACGCCGCACCGATCTTGCCCCCTGGACGGTTCAGGAGACCCCTCTGGTGTACTTTGCAGAACTGCTGATTGAAGGGCAGATTGTGGCACGCAGCAGCCACTTCCCTGAGCCCTACAAATACCACACCTTCGCAGACCCCGAACTGGTCGTCGAGCACCTGGAAAACAGCATCAAAATCACTGCCCAGAAACCTGTCAAAGGCCTCTGGCTGGACACCCGGCACAAAACCGACTGGAACGACAACTTCATTGACCTGCAACCCGGAGAAACCCGCATTCTGGAAGCCCCGAACCTGCAAGGAAGAACCCTCACCCTCCGTTACCTGGGGGCAGACTCAGCCATTGAGGTGAA